A stretch of the Erinaceus europaeus chromosome 1, mEriEur2.1, whole genome shotgun sequence genome encodes the following:
- the RBCK1 gene encoding ranBP-type and C3HC4-type zinc finger-containing protein 1 isoform X2: MDEKTKKAEEMALKLTRAVAGGDEKVAVECAIWLAEHQVPLNIHLKPEVCASQDIRLCVSVEDAQMHTVTIWLTVRPDMTVASLKDMVFLDYGFPPILQQWVIGQRLARDQETLHSHGVRRNGDNAYLYLLSARNTSLNPQELQRERQLRMLEDLGFKDLTLQPRGSLEADPSRPRTSQEPGTAQPEAVPEPPPVGWQCPGCTFINKPTRPGCEMCCQARPETYQVPASYQPDEEERARLAGEEEALRQYQQRKQQQQEGNYLRHIQLDQRSLVLNTEPTECPVCYSVLGPGEAVVLRECLHTFCRECLQGTICNSQEAEVSCPFIDNTYSCSGKLQEREIRALLTPEDYQRFLDLGITIAENRSALSYHCKTPDCKGWCFFEDDVNEFTCPVCSHVNCLLCKAIHEKMNCKEYQDDLAMQAQNDVAARQTTEMLMGPGDTSGGCRCRVNGIPCHPSCQNCH, encoded by the exons ATGGACGAGAAGACCAAGAAAG CCGAGGAGATGGCCCTGAAGCTCACCAGAGCAGTGGCTGGCGGGGATGAAAAGGTAGCTGTGGAATGTGCCATCTGGCTGGCAGAGCACCAGGTGCCTCTGAATATACATCTGAAGCCCGAGGTCTGTGCGTCCCAGGACATCAG GCTGTGCGTGAGCGTGGAGGATGCTCAGATGCACACTGTCACCATCTGGCTCACTGTGCGACCTGACATGACAGTGGCTTCCCTCAAAGACATG GTATTCCTGGACTATGGCTTCCCACCTATCCTGCAGCAGTGGGTGATTGGGCAACGGTTGGCCCGGGATCAGGAGACTCTGCACTCCCATGGGGTAAGGCGGAATGGAGACAACGCCTACCTCTATTTGTTATCAGCTCGCAACACCTCGCTCAACCCTCAGGAGCTGCAGCGGGAGCGGCAGCTGCGGATGCTGGAAG ATCTGGGTTTCAAGGATCTCACATTGCAGCCACGGGGCTCCCTGGAAGCAGACCCCTCGAGGCCCAGGACATCCCAAGAGCCAGGAACGGCACAGCCAGAAGCTGTGCCTGAGCCCCCACCG GTGGGCTGGCAGTGCCCCGGGTGCACCTTCATCAACAAACCCACTCGGCCAGGGTGTGAGATGTGCTGCCAGGCTCGGCCTGAGACTTACCAGGTCCCCGCCTCGTACCAGCCTGATGAGGAAGAGCGAGCTCGCCTGGCCGGCGAGGAGGAGGCGCTACGCCAGTACCAGCAG cggaagcagcagcagcaggaggggaACTACCTGCGGCATATCCAGTTGGATCAGAGGAGCCTGGTGCTGAACACTGAGCCCACCGAGTGCCCTGTGTGCTACTCGGTATTGGGGCCCGGCGAGGCGGTGGTGCTTCGCGAGTGTCTGCACACCTTCTGCAG GGAATGTCTGCAAGGTACCATCTGCAACAGCCAGGAGGCGGAGGTCTCCTGCCCCTTCATTGACAACACCTACTCCTGCTCGGGCAAGCTGCAAGAGAGGGAGATCCGGGCG CTCCTCACCCCTGAAGATTACCAGCGATTTCTGGACCTGGGCATCACCATCGCTGAAAATCGAAGTGCCTTGAGCTACCACTGCAAGACTCCAGACTGCAAAGGATGGTGTTTCTTTGAGGATGATGTTAATGAGTTCACCTGCCCTGTGTGTTCCCATGTCAACTGTCTGCTCTGCAAG GCCATCCATGAGAAGATGAACTGCAAGGAATACCAGGATGATCTGGCAATGCAGGCTCAGAACGACGTGGCTGCCCGGCAGACAACAGAGATGCTAATG GGCCCAGGAGATACCAGTGGTGGCTGCCGCTGCAGAGTGAATGGGATTCCCTGCCACCCCAGCTGTCAGAATTGTCACTGA
- the RBCK1 gene encoding ranBP-type and C3HC4-type zinc finger-containing protein 1 isoform X1, giving the protein MDEKTKKAEEMALKLTRAVAGGDEKVAVECAIWLAEHQVPLNIHLKPEVCASQDIRLCVSVEDAQMHTVTIWLTVRPDMTVASLKDMVFLDYGFPPILQQWVIGQRLARDQETLHSHGVRRNGDNAYLYLLSARNTSLNPQELQRERQLRMLEDLGFKDLTLQPRGSLEADPSRPRTSQEPGTAQPEAVPEPPPVGWQCPGCTFINKPTRPGCEMCCQARPETYQVPASYQPDEEERARLAGEEEALRQYQQRKQQQQEGNYLRHIQLDQRSLVLNTEPTECPVCYSVLGPGEAVVLRECLHTFCRECLQGTICNSQEAEVSCPFIDNTYSCSGKLQEREIRALLTPEDYQRFLDLGITIAENRSALSYHCKTPDCKGWCFFEDDVNEFTCPVCSHVNCLLCKAIHEKMNCKEYQDDLAMQAQNDVAARQTTEMLMSMLQQGEAMHCPQCQIVVQKKDGCDWIRCTVCHTEICWVTKGPRWGPGGPGDTSGGCRCRVNGIPCHPSCQNCH; this is encoded by the exons ATGGACGAGAAGACCAAGAAAG CCGAGGAGATGGCCCTGAAGCTCACCAGAGCAGTGGCTGGCGGGGATGAAAAGGTAGCTGTGGAATGTGCCATCTGGCTGGCAGAGCACCAGGTGCCTCTGAATATACATCTGAAGCCCGAGGTCTGTGCGTCCCAGGACATCAG GCTGTGCGTGAGCGTGGAGGATGCTCAGATGCACACTGTCACCATCTGGCTCACTGTGCGACCTGACATGACAGTGGCTTCCCTCAAAGACATG GTATTCCTGGACTATGGCTTCCCACCTATCCTGCAGCAGTGGGTGATTGGGCAACGGTTGGCCCGGGATCAGGAGACTCTGCACTCCCATGGGGTAAGGCGGAATGGAGACAACGCCTACCTCTATTTGTTATCAGCTCGCAACACCTCGCTCAACCCTCAGGAGCTGCAGCGGGAGCGGCAGCTGCGGATGCTGGAAG ATCTGGGTTTCAAGGATCTCACATTGCAGCCACGGGGCTCCCTGGAAGCAGACCCCTCGAGGCCCAGGACATCCCAAGAGCCAGGAACGGCACAGCCAGAAGCTGTGCCTGAGCCCCCACCG GTGGGCTGGCAGTGCCCCGGGTGCACCTTCATCAACAAACCCACTCGGCCAGGGTGTGAGATGTGCTGCCAGGCTCGGCCTGAGACTTACCAGGTCCCCGCCTCGTACCAGCCTGATGAGGAAGAGCGAGCTCGCCTGGCCGGCGAGGAGGAGGCGCTACGCCAGTACCAGCAG cggaagcagcagcagcaggaggggaACTACCTGCGGCATATCCAGTTGGATCAGAGGAGCCTGGTGCTGAACACTGAGCCCACCGAGTGCCCTGTGTGCTACTCGGTATTGGGGCCCGGCGAGGCGGTGGTGCTTCGCGAGTGTCTGCACACCTTCTGCAG GGAATGTCTGCAAGGTACCATCTGCAACAGCCAGGAGGCGGAGGTCTCCTGCCCCTTCATTGACAACACCTACTCCTGCTCGGGCAAGCTGCAAGAGAGGGAGATCCGGGCG CTCCTCACCCCTGAAGATTACCAGCGATTTCTGGACCTGGGCATCACCATCGCTGAAAATCGAAGTGCCTTGAGCTACCACTGCAAGACTCCAGACTGCAAAGGATGGTGTTTCTTTGAGGATGATGTTAATGAGTTCACCTGCCCTGTGTGTTCCCATGTCAACTGTCTGCTCTGCAAG GCCATCCATGAGAAGATGAACTGCAAGGAATACCAGGATGATCTGGCAATGCAGGCTCAGAACGACGTGGCTGCCCGGCAGACAACAGAGATGCTAATG TCCATGCTACAACAGGGTGAGGCCATGCACTGTCCACAGTGCCAGATTGTGGTGCAGAAGAAAGATGGCTGTGACTGGATCCGCTGCACTGTCTGCCACACTGAAATCTGCTGGGTTACCAAAGGCCCACGCTGGGGCCCTGGG GGCCCAGGAGATACCAGTGGTGGCTGCCGCTGCAGAGTGAATGGGATTCCCTGCCACCCCAGCTGTCAGAATTGTCACTGA
- the RBCK1 gene encoding ranBP-type and C3HC4-type zinc finger-containing protein 1 isoform X3 — METTPTSICYQLATPRSTLRSCSGSGSCGCWKIWVSRISHCSHGAPWKQTPRGPGHPKSQERHSQKLCLSPHRWAGSAPGAPSSTNPLGQGVRCAARLGLRLTRSPPRTSLMRKSELAWPARRRRYASTSRECLQGTICNSQEAEVSCPFIDNTYSCSGKLQEREIRALLTPEDYQRFLDLGITIAENRSALSYHCKTPDCKGWCFFEDDVNEFTCPVCSHVNCLLCKAIHEKMNCKEYQDDLAMQAQNDVAARQTTEMLMSMLQQGEAMHCPQCQIVVQKKDGCDWIRCTVCHTEICWVTKGPRWGPGGPGDTSGGCRCRVNGIPCHPSCQNCH, encoded by the exons ATGGAGACAACGCCTACCTCTATTTGTTATCAGCTCGCAACACCTCGCTCAACCCTCAGGAGCTGCAGCGGGAGCGGCAGCTGCGGATGCTGGAAG ATCTGGGTTTCAAGGATCTCACATTGCAGCCACGGGGCTCCCTGGAAGCAGACCCCTCGAGGCCCAGGACATCCCAAGAGCCAGGAACGGCACAGCCAGAAGCTGTGCCTGAGCCCCCACCG GTGGGCTGGCAGTGCCCCGGGTGCACCTTCATCAACAAACCCACTCGGCCAGGGTGTGAGATGTGCTGCCAGGCTCGGCCTGAGACTTACCAGGTCCCCGCCTCGTACCAGCCTGATGAGGAAGAGCGAGCTCGCCTGGCCGGCGAGGAGGAGGCGCTACGCCAGTACCAGCAG GGAATGTCTGCAAGGTACCATCTGCAACAGCCAGGAGGCGGAGGTCTCCTGCCCCTTCATTGACAACACCTACTCCTGCTCGGGCAAGCTGCAAGAGAGGGAGATCCGGGCG CTCCTCACCCCTGAAGATTACCAGCGATTTCTGGACCTGGGCATCACCATCGCTGAAAATCGAAGTGCCTTGAGCTACCACTGCAAGACTCCAGACTGCAAAGGATGGTGTTTCTTTGAGGATGATGTTAATGAGTTCACCTGCCCTGTGTGTTCCCATGTCAACTGTCTGCTCTGCAAG GCCATCCATGAGAAGATGAACTGCAAGGAATACCAGGATGATCTGGCAATGCAGGCTCAGAACGACGTGGCTGCCCGGCAGACAACAGAGATGCTAATG TCCATGCTACAACAGGGTGAGGCCATGCACTGTCCACAGTGCCAGATTGTGGTGCAGAAGAAAGATGGCTGTGACTGGATCCGCTGCACTGTCTGCCACACTGAAATCTGCTGGGTTACCAAAGGCCCACGCTGGGGCCCTGGG GGCCCAGGAGATACCAGTGGTGGCTGCCGCTGCAGAGTGAATGGGATTCCCTGCCACCCCAGCTGTCAGAATTGTCACTGA
- the TRIB3 gene encoding tribbles homolog 3: MRATPLANAAGVPSRKKRLELDDDLATECPSRKQARSGPHARLPPTLLSLSPPPTPVYAPPVTTSSRLGPYILLEPEDGGRAYRALHGTTGIEYTCKVYPVCEALAVLEPYLKLPCHRHVARPVEVLAGTQHLYTFFPRPHGDMHSLVRSRRHLPEPEAAALFRQMAATLAHCHQHGLVLRDLKLRRFVFTDSERTKLVLENLEDACVLTGPDDSLWDKHACPAYVGPEILSSRASYSGKAADVWSLGVALFTMLAGHYPFQDSEPVLLFGKIRRGAFALPEGLSASARCLVRCLLRREPTERLTAAGILLHPWLRENLAPSVPPPSHLWEADQVVPNGPGLEEVEEEEREVGLYG, from the exons aTGCGAGCCACCCCCCTGgctaatgctgcaggtgtcccctcCAGGAAGAAGCGTTTGGAGTTGGATGATGACCTAGCCACAGAGTGTCCCAGCCGGAAACAAGCTCGAAGTGGGCCCCACGCCAGACTGCCTCCCACTCTGTTATCACTGAGCCCACCTCCTACTCCAGTCTATGCCCCACCTGTGACCACCTCCTCCCGACTTGGGCCCTATATCCTCCTGGAGCCTGAGGACGGTGGCCGAGCCTACCGAGCCCTGCATGGCACCACAGGCATTGAGTACACCTGCAAG GTATACCCGGTCTGCGAGGCCCTGGCGGTGCTGGAGCCCTACTTGAAACTGCCCTGCCACAGGCATGTGGCACGACCAGTGGAGGTGCTGGCGGGCACCCAGCACCTATACACCTTTTTTCCGAGGCCTCACGGAGACATGCACAGCCTGGTGCGCAGTCGCCGCCACTTGCCTGAGCCCGAGGCTGCAGCACTCTTCCGCCAAATGGCCGCCACCCTGGCGCATTGTCACCAACACGGTCTGGTGCTGCGAGACCTCAAGCTGCGTCGCTTTGTCTTCACTGACAGTGAGAG GACAAAGCTGGTGCTGGAGAACCTGGAAGATGCCTGTGTGTTGACTGGCCCAGATGACTCTTTGTGGGACAAACATGCATGCCCAGCCTATGTAGGACCTGAAATCCTCAGCTCCCGGGCATCCTACTCAGGCAAGGCAGCTGATGTGTGGAGCCTGGGTGTGGCACTCTTCACCATGCTAGCCGGCCACTATCCCTTCCAGGATTCAGAGCCTGTCCTGCTCTTTGGCAAAATCCGCCGTGGGGCCTTTGCTCTACCTGAAGGCCTCTCAGCCTCTGCAAGATGCCTGGTTCGCTGCCTTCTTCGCCGGGAGCCGACTGAGAGGCTCACGGCTGCGGGCATCCTACTGCACCCCTGGCTGCGGGAGAACCTTGCCCCTTCAGTCCCACCTCCATCTCATCTCTGGGAAGCTGATCAGGTGGTTCCCAATGGGCCAGGACTAGaagaagttgaagaagaagaaagagaagtgggTCTCTATGGCTAG